In the genome of Gloeotrichia echinulata CP02, one region contains:
- a CDS encoding ISL3 family transposase produces MLEDVAKNVMPIDVKDLRRLGIDEISLVKGQGKFIVVLVDIDSGKLIGLVKERKQIEIKKTMRMWGEKVLSQIEEVSIDMTGNYKSLIEKICPNALVTVDRFHVTKLVHEELNRAGIAENKIASELNAPERKKVFESLKGNKFTILKAENKLTEKQKDKLNRIKQASPLIARMHSLKEDFHNLFEDNKNVVTGTLELINWLKKAEPYYQRSVQTIKRWFGEIVGYFERRTTSGVVEGINNKLKLIKRSGFGFRNFRNFEIRALLSWHYPINLAR; encoded by the coding sequence ATGCTTGAAGATGTAGCTAAAAATGTGATGCCAATAGATGTCAAAGATTTAAGAAGATTAGGAATAGATGAAATTAGTTTGGTCAAAGGACAAGGAAAATTTATTGTCGTGCTAGTAGATATAGATTCAGGTAAATTGATAGGTTTAGTAAAAGAAAGAAAACAAATTGAAATCAAAAAAACCATGAGAATGTGGGGAGAAAAAGTTTTGTCACAAATAGAAGAAGTAAGTATTGATATGACAGGCAATTATAAATCTTTAATTGAGAAGATTTGTCCAAACGCCCTTGTAACGGTAGATAGGTTCCATGTTACTAAATTAGTACATGAAGAATTAAATCGAGCTGGGATAGCAGAAAATAAAATAGCATCTGAGTTAAATGCCCCGGAAAGAAAAAAAGTATTTGAAAGTTTAAAAGGAAATAAATTTACAATTCTAAAAGCCGAGAATAAGCTCACCGAAAAGCAAAAAGATAAATTAAATAGAATTAAACAAGCTTCTCCTTTAATAGCTAGAATGCATTCATTAAAAGAAGATTTTCACAATTTATTTGAAGACAATAAAAATGTGGTAACGGGAACGCTAGAATTAATCAATTGGTTAAAAAAAGCTGAACCATATTATCAAAGAAGTGTGCAGACAATTAAACGGTGGTTTGGAGAAATAGTCGGATATTTTGAACGAAGGACTACCAGTGGAGTAGTAGAAGGAATAAATAATAAACTGAAGTTAATAAAGCGAAGTGGATTTGGATTTAGAAACTTTCGTAATTTTGAGATTAGAGCTTTACTTTCTTGGCATTATCCTATCAATTTAGCACGCTAA
- a CDS encoding Rab family GTPase — MLQKKICMVGAFATGKTSLVARFVHSIFSEKYHTTVGVKIDKKSLTIQDTNLNLILWDIYGEDEFQKLQLSYLRGSSGYLLIVDGTRNHTLEIALNLQSRVEEMMGKIPFILVLNKWDMKHEWEIDNLEIESIVERGLTVIKTSAKNGLGVDEVFQTLAKKILEG; from the coding sequence ATGCTCCAGAAAAAAATCTGTATGGTAGGTGCATTCGCCACAGGTAAAACGAGTTTAGTCGCTCGATTCGTTCATAGCATTTTTTCAGAAAAATACCATACTACCGTAGGAGTAAAAATTGATAAAAAATCACTAACCATTCAGGATACCAATTTAAATCTTATTCTTTGGGATATTTACGGTGAAGACGAATTTCAGAAGTTACAATTATCCTATTTGCGCGGTTCATCTGGTTATTTATTAATAGTAGATGGGACGCGAAATCATACTTTAGAAATCGCCTTGAATCTGCAATCAAGAGTAGAAGAAATGATGGGAAAAATTCCCTTTATTTTGGTGTTGAATAAATGGGATATGAAGCATGAATGGGAAATCGATAACCTAGAAATTGAGTCCATTGTGGAGCGGGGTTTGACTGTCATCAAAACCAGCGCTAAAAATGGTCTAGGTGTAGATGAAGTTTTTCAAACTCTAGCAAAAAAAATATTGGAGGGATAA
- the cpeA gene encoding C-phycoerythrin subunit alpha, translating to MKSVVTTVIASADAAGRFPSTSDLESVQGSIQRASARLEAAEKLANNIDAVAKEAYDACIKKYPYLNNAGEANSTDTFKAKCARDIKHYLRLIQYSLVVGGTGPLDEWGIAGQREVYRALGLPTAPYVEALSFARNRGCAPRDLSAQALTEYNALLDYAINSLS from the coding sequence ATGAAATCCGTTGTTACCACAGTTATTGCATCTGCTGATGCTGCAGGTCGTTTCCCCAGCACCTCTGATTTAGAATCAGTACAAGGTTCTATCCAACGTGCATCTGCTCGTTTAGAAGCAGCTGAAAAGCTAGCTAACAACATCGACGCAGTTGCAAAAGAAGCCTACGACGCTTGTATCAAGAAGTATCCTTACTTGAACAATGCTGGTGAAGCTAATTCCACCGATACCTTCAAGGCTAAGTGCGCTCGTGACATCAAGCACTATCTGCGCCTCATTCAGTACAGCTTGGTAGTTGGCGGTACTGGTCCATTGGATGAGTGGGGTATTGCTGGTCAACGTGAAGTTTATCGCGCTTTGGGCTTGCCCACCGCTCCCTACGTTGAAGCATTAAGCTTTGCTCGTAACCGTGGTTGCGCTCCTCGCGATCTGTCTGCTCAAGCATTGACTGAGTACAATGCTTTACTGGACTACGCTATTAACTCTCTGTCCTAG
- a CDS encoding transposase, whose amino-acid sequence MIVYEFKVKGKDKQYQAIDEAILTSQFIQNKCLRYWMDNKGVGRYDLNKHCAVLASEFPFADELNSMARQSAAERSWSAIARFYDNCKKKIKGKKGFPKFKKNCRSVEYKSSGWKLSETRKAITFSDKKGIGTLKLKGTYDLNYYDIKQIKRVRLVRRADGYYAQFAIDVDVKVESQPTNQIVGIDLGLKYFIADNKGNVESSPQFYRKSEKQLNRANRKKSKKFSKDRKKAKQRQSNNYHKARNRYARKHLKVSRQRKEYCKRLAYSVIQSNDLVAYVRRSRCRRLDLNVKGLVRNRHLAKSISDAGWYTFRQWLEYFGHKYGKVTIAVPPHNTSQNCSNCGQKVKKSLSTRTHVCPHCGFSEDRDINAASNILRLGLSTAGHTGTYATGDLPSWAVGASLLSNGESVNVESPPL is encoded by the coding sequence ATGATCGTCTACGAGTTCAAGGTCAAGGGAAAAGACAAGCAATATCAAGCTATTGATGAGGCTATCCTCACATCTCAATTTATCCAAAACAAATGCTTGCGCTATTGGATGGATAACAAAGGCGTTGGCAGGTATGACCTCAATAAACACTGTGCTGTATTAGCATCTGAATTTCCTTTTGCCGATGAACTCAATTCAATGGCTAGACAATCTGCTGCGGAACGTTCTTGGAGCGCAATAGCTCGGTTTTACGATAACTGCAAGAAGAAGATTAAGGGCAAGAAAGGTTTTCCAAAATTCAAGAAAAACTGCCGTTCAGTTGAATACAAGTCATCTGGATGGAAGCTTTCTGAAACTAGGAAGGCTATCACTTTTTCAGACAAGAAAGGTATTGGAACCCTGAAATTAAAGGGAACCTATGACCTTAACTACTATGACATTAAACAGATTAAGCGAGTGCGCCTGGTGCGTCGTGCTGATGGGTATTACGCGCAGTTTGCAATAGACGTTGATGTCAAGGTAGAAAGTCAACCTACTAATCAGATTGTCGGTATTGATTTGGGATTGAAGTATTTCATAGCTGACAATAAAGGCAATGTAGAGTCTTCACCCCAGTTCTACCGTAAGTCGGAAAAACAGTTAAACCGAGCTAATCGCAAAAAGTCTAAGAAGTTTAGCAAAGACAGAAAAAAAGCCAAACAACGACAATCAAACAATTACCACAAAGCCAGAAATCGATATGCTCGGAAACATTTAAAAGTAAGTAGACAACGAAAAGAGTACTGCAAGAGATTGGCGTACTCCGTCATCCAATCTAATGATTTGGTAGCCTATGTTCGGCGAAGCCGTTGCCGAAGGCTAGATTTAAATGTGAAAGGGCTGGTACGTAATCGACATCTAGCTAAGTCGATATCTGATGCTGGTTGGTACACCTTTAGGCAATGGCTAGAGTATTTTGGGCATAAATATGGGAAAGTAACTATTGCAGTTCCTCCTCATAACACGAGCCAAAATTGCTCTAACTGTGGTCAGAAAGTGAAAAAATCTCTGTCTACCAGGACTCATGTTTGTCCTCATTGTGGATTTTCAGAAGACAGGGATATCAATGCAGCGAGCAACATTTTGAGATTAGGACTCAGTACGGCGGGGCACACCGGAACTTACGCTACAGGAGATTTGCCCTCTTGGGCGGTTGGTGCAAGCCTGCTGTCTAACGGCGAGTCTGTGAATGTAGAATCCCCGCCCTTATAG
- a CDS encoding zinc ribbon domain-containing protein gives MNGICQLIIGNNSGWKQDINIGQKNNQEFTKIPHAKLINPLTYKAQLAGVDVVLTEESYTSKASALDGDKLPVYHAKSELKPVFSGKRIQRGLYKTSTGKTINADTNGSLNIARKVIPNFMDGIEALPFVPVVLGLWTKITNVVV, from the coding sequence ATCAACGGGATTTGTCAGTTGATTATCGGTAATAACTCAGGATGGAAGCAAGATATTAATATTGGTCAAAAGAACAATCAAGAATTTACCAAAATCCCTCATGCTAAGTTAATTAATCCGTTGACCTATAAAGCGCAATTAGCAGGTGTTGATGTTGTTTTAACTGAAGAAAGTTACACTTCAAAAGCTAGCGCTTTAGATGGTGACAAGTTACCTGTTTATCATGCTAAATCGGAATTAAAACCTGTATTTAGTGGCAAGCGTATTCAACGAGGTTTATACAAAACTTCCACAGGTAAAACAATTAATGCCGATACCAATGGAAGCTTAAATATAGCTAGGAAAGTAATCCCAAACTTTATGGATGGGATAGAGGCATTGCCGTTTGTGCCTGTAGTTTTAGGACTTTGGACTAAGATTACAAACGTAGTTGTCTAG
- a CDS encoding HNH endonuclease, producing MTVNDATRKVVRKRAKYLCEYCHALEEASAALFAIDHIIPQSFPNSSDEPDNLALACQRCNGYRYNFTTGIDQETGKNIPLFNPRKQKWSDHFIWSADGLTIIGITETGRATCNRLDLNDERHNEGSIVKARRLWVKGGWHPPEDDPRLES from the coding sequence ATGACAGTTAATGATGCAACGAGAAAAGTAGTCAGGAAAAGGGCAAAATACCTGTGTGAATACTGTCATGCTTTGGAAGAAGCAAGTGCTGCTTTATTTGCGATCGACCATATAATTCCCCAGTCTTTTCCTAACTCGTCGGATGAGCCTGATAATTTAGCATTGGCATGTCAGCGTTGTAATGGCTATCGCTACAACTTTACAACCGGCATTGACCAGGAAACTGGGAAAAATATTCCTCTTTTTAATCCTCGTAAGCAAAAATGGTCTGACCATTTTATTTGGTCGGCGGATGGTTTGACGATTATTGGTATTACGGAAACAGGACGAGCTACTTGTAATCGTTTAGATTTGAATGATGAGCGTCATAACGAGGGTTCTATTGTCAAAGCGCGACGACTTTGGGTAAAAGGTGGTTGGCATCCACCAGAAGATGACCCACGACTGGAAAGTTAG
- a CDS encoding HEAT repeat domain-containing protein, producing MSQSLNFETPGVDDPILRVQAENDALVQRVNEQITLETFDSKDETVLKQLVEGLGDPRGLVRLRFAETLGEIGEPATPFLIEALANHSNVVVRRAAAKTLTIISDPRAVPDLLHAFLNDEDTVVRSSAAGALARTGEASVPALLEILASEEHPQDIKGHAAWALAFIGSEAADYLYKALNAASLDVRCAVIGALGHVAQEQSDEKSCNLLVSALSDPEALIRTEAAAALGQVNYAPSVPHLIMAIHDTDLDVRKAAINSLGKIGDRTAHEPLQALLHDEQEVVRVLAKLAIAQIERQSQGDGW from the coding sequence ATGAGTCAATCGCTCAACTTTGAAACTCCAGGGGTGGATGATCCTATACTGCGAGTGCAAGCTGAAAATGATGCTCTGGTTCAGAGGGTAAACGAGCAAATTACATTAGAAACCTTCGATTCTAAAGATGAAACAGTTCTTAAACAACTCGTGGAGGGTTTAGGAGATCCACGGGGATTGGTGCGCCTGCGGTTTGCTGAAACCTTGGGTGAAATTGGTGAACCAGCAACGCCATTTCTCATAGAAGCACTGGCAAATCATTCTAATGTAGTTGTGCGACGGGCTGCTGCCAAAACACTCACTATCATATCTGACCCCCGTGCTGTGCCAGACTTGCTTCATGCTTTTCTCAATGATGAAGATACGGTAGTCAGAAGTTCAGCCGCCGGGGCTTTGGCTAGAACTGGCGAAGCATCTGTACCAGCATTGTTGGAAATTTTAGCATCAGAGGAGCATCCACAGGATATTAAAGGTCATGCCGCCTGGGCGTTGGCGTTTATTGGCTCGGAAGCAGCAGACTATCTATATAAAGCGTTGAACGCCGCCTCTTTGGATGTGCGATGTGCTGTTATCGGGGCCCTTGGTCATGTAGCACAAGAGCAGTCAGATGAAAAGTCTTGCAACCTGCTAGTTTCTGCTCTGAGTGATCCAGAAGCACTCATCCGCACCGAAGCAGCCGCAGCCTTGGGACAAGTGAATTATGCTCCCTCTGTCCCCCATTTAATTATGGCAATTCACGATACCGATTTAGACGTGAGGAAGGCAGCAATCAATTCTCTGGGTAAAATTGGCGATCGCACTGCTCATGAACCATTACAGGCGCTACTCCATGATGAACAGGAGGTGGTGCGGGTTTTGGCGAAATTAGCGATCGCGCAAATTGAACGCCAATCACAAGGCGATGGTTGGTAA
- a CDS encoding high light inducible protein, whose amino-acid sequence MENRSSTDLPPVAKAYNGVDRNAFLFGLNPQSEVWNGRLAMIGFVAYLLWDLFGFSVLRDILHVIKY is encoded by the coding sequence ATGGAAAATCGCTCATCTACAGATTTACCACCTGTTGCTAAAGCTTACAATGGTGTAGATCGAAATGCCTTTCTTTTCGGCTTAAATCCCCAATCAGAAGTCTGGAATGGTCGCTTGGCCATGATTGGCTTTGTAGCCTATTTACTGTGGGATTTATTTGGATTTAGCGTTCTGCGGGACATATTGCACGTCATCAAATATTAG
- a CDS encoding HEAT repeat domain-containing protein has translation MDKRFFNLFNLTEDHAIALLDTPQDQLSENDSRYIAASHLVNFPTEQSINALMRAVQQTDPSLDNRIVRRKSVETLGRLQAGVAMPVIRACLSDEDCYTVENAVWAIGEIGTQDAEILEDVAQLLDKPGQTYRVIIHTLTKFNYQPALERIRKFVDDADPPTASAAMAAVCRLTGDYSQMGKVVAMLQHPNVLGRRLSIQDLMDARYYDAIPHIASCPVSLIFRLRGIRTLAEAGISAGAITFATIQPYLEQTLYDHPQDLNLVHSYDRLPTLAVLIRGLYETDFGRCYLATKTILDHYADASPEALFATYVEEANNDYGAHFHVMKLFGWLKHSPAYDLLVEGLHNKQPQFQKSRAAAAIALGELADPQAIPELKTCLETKIWDLKYAALMALEKLGDTSGYEQIGDDDDWLIREKAKSQKQYRVLSAEC, from the coding sequence ATGGATAAACGCTTTTTTAATTTATTTAATCTCACAGAAGACCACGCGATCGCTCTTTTGGATACTCCCCAAGACCAATTGAGTGAGAATGATTCACGCTATATTGCAGCTTCTCATTTAGTTAACTTCCCCACAGAGCAATCAATCAACGCCCTGATGCGGGCTGTGCAGCAAACTGACCCCAGCTTAGATAACCGCATCGTCCGTCGGAAGTCGGTAGAGACTTTGGGGCGACTCCAAGCCGGGGTAGCTATGCCCGTAATTCGCGCATGTCTAAGTGATGAAGACTGCTATACAGTAGAAAATGCCGTTTGGGCAATTGGTGAAATTGGGACTCAGGACGCCGAGATACTAGAAGATGTGGCTCAGTTGTTGGACAAGCCAGGGCAAACCTATCGAGTGATTATCCATACATTAACAAAGTTTAATTATCAACCTGCCCTAGAACGAATTCGTAAATTTGTCGATGATGCTGACCCACCTACAGCCAGTGCTGCAATGGCGGCTGTTTGCCGTTTAACTGGGGACTATTCCCAGATGGGGAAGGTGGTGGCGATGTTACAACACCCGAATGTTTTAGGGCGGCGTTTGTCCATCCAAGATTTGATGGATGCGCGTTACTACGACGCAATTCCCCATATTGCCAGCTGTCCTGTATCCCTGATTTTTCGGCTGCGAGGAATTCGGACATTAGCCGAAGCCGGAATCTCTGCTGGAGCAATTACTTTTGCCACAATTCAACCCTATTTAGAGCAGACATTATACGACCATCCCCAGGATTTGAATTTAGTGCATAGTTACGATCGCCTCCCCACTCTGGCAGTTTTGATCCGGGGGTTGTACGAAACCGACTTTGGGCGGTGCTATTTAGCAACTAAAACCATTCTTGACCATTACGCCGATGCTTCTCCTGAGGCGTTGTTTGCCACCTACGTCGAAGAAGCCAATAATGATTATGGTGCCCACTTCCATGTGATGAAGCTCTTCGGTTGGTTGAAACATAGCCCAGCCTACGATTTACTAGTTGAAGGATTACATAACAAACAACCACAGTTTCAAAAATCTCGAGCAGCAGCAGCGATCGCTCTCGGTGAACTCGCTGATCCACAGGCTATTCCTGAACTAAAAACCTGTCTAGAAACCAAAATTTGGGATCTGAAGTATGCGGCGTTGATGGCACTGGAAAAACTAGGTGATACCAGTGGTTATGAACAAATTGGTGATGATGATGATTGGCTGATTCGCGAAAAAGCCAAGTCACAGAAACAGTACCGAGTTCTCAGTGCTGAGTGTTGA
- a CDS encoding HAMP domain-containing sensor histidine kinase has protein sequence MNDSITADLFAALNVLVLERINLGSFKITGTIPSWVSRFCRQTLTSGTEVLIPLEKFTFLANFMIDAEEFWQQKKDIKLKSGLWIDKDLAGEEYNFEAVAIWVNSRKFLLIELTEDSYHEKQEIIQKAREYQLNYQYLLKHNQKKEVLIHCIIHDIASLVSSMNCCLSLLDSEDLTLKGKENLQIGKQQCLKQEMMLREILDAFSAEVQSLDGFTNNPETAPDILISALQVTKLLKPNFLLHNVQLYLMIKNDLEADWKVIGDQLRLDRIISNLAENALRHSQPDSTVRIALQQDGEYVLVTVDDEGTGVELQMTETLFEKYSQGKVKSGVSGIGLYFCRITVERWGGAIGYLPRPEGGSRFWFRLPKARF, from the coding sequence ATGAATGACTCGATTACAGCGGACTTATTCGCAGCCTTGAATGTTCTGGTGTTAGAGCGAATTAATCTTGGCTCTTTTAAAATTACTGGAACAATACCAAGTTGGGTAAGTCGCTTTTGTCGTCAAACATTGACATCAGGAACGGAGGTATTAATACCGCTAGAAAAATTTACTTTTTTAGCAAACTTTATGATCGATGCTGAAGAATTTTGGCAACAAAAAAAGGATATCAAGCTAAAATCAGGTCTATGGATAGACAAGGATTTAGCAGGAGAAGAATACAATTTTGAAGCTGTGGCTATTTGGGTTAATAGTAGGAAATTTCTATTAATTGAATTAACAGAAGACTCTTATCACGAGAAACAAGAAATTATCCAAAAAGCTAGAGAGTATCAATTAAATTATCAATATTTATTGAAACATAACCAGAAAAAAGAAGTTTTAATCCACTGTATTATCCACGATATAGCTAGTCTAGTAAGTAGCATGAATTGCTGTTTATCGCTATTAGATTCTGAAGATTTGACCCTAAAGGGAAAAGAAAATTTACAAATTGGTAAACAGCAATGTCTGAAGCAAGAAATGATGCTTAGGGAAATATTAGATGCATTTTCGGCTGAGGTACAGTCCCTAGATGGTTTCACAAATAATCCTGAGACCGCACCAGATATTTTAATTTCTGCACTACAAGTAACCAAGCTTTTAAAGCCTAATTTCCTACTCCACAATGTGCAGTTGTATCTGATGATCAAAAATGACTTAGAAGCTGACTGGAAAGTTATCGGTGATCAATTACGTTTGGATAGGATAATTTCTAATTTGGCGGAAAATGCTTTGCGCCACAGTCAACCAGATTCTACTGTGAGGATTGCTTTACAACAAGACGGAGAATATGTTTTAGTGACGGTAGATGATGAAGGTACAGGCGTAGAATTACAGATGACAGAAACTTTATTTGAAAAATATTCTCAAGGAAAAGTTAAATCTGGTGTATCTGGAATTGGTCTTTATTTTTGTCGGATTACAGTTGAACGTTGGGGAGGCGCGATTGGTTATTTACCCCGTCCTGAAGGCGGTTCACGTTTTTGGTTCCGTCTCCCAAAAGCAAGATTTTGA
- a CDS encoding HEAT repeat domain-containing protein: MSTEELFQQLKHPNPHLRDQAMWALAENPDETTIPRLMGILDEEDTTYRRAAVKALGAIGPDAVTPLVKALLNSDNVTVRGSAAKALAQVAINHPDVPFADEGVQGLKTALNDPNPVVNIAAVMALGEIGSPVVDVLIEALQTTDNPALGISIVNALGSIGDSRGVEVLQSLIQDESTDSYVRESANSALSRLEMTMKFQRGEK; encoded by the coding sequence ATGTCTACAGAAGAACTATTCCAACAACTGAAACACCCCAACCCCCACCTCCGCGATCAAGCAATGTGGGCATTAGCTGAGAATCCCGATGAGACAACTATTCCCCGGTTGATGGGTATTTTGGATGAAGAAGATACCACCTATCGGCGAGCTGCTGTCAAAGCTTTAGGCGCAATCGGACCTGATGCAGTGACTCCTCTAGTTAAAGCCTTGCTCAATAGTGATAATGTCACCGTGCGGGGAAGTGCTGCTAAAGCACTCGCGCAAGTCGCCATTAATCATCCTGATGTTCCCTTTGCAGATGAAGGTGTGCAGGGTTTAAAGACTGCTCTTAATGACCCCAATCCCGTGGTAAATATTGCCGCTGTCATGGCCCTGGGTGAAATTGGTTCTCCCGTAGTGGATGTTTTGATTGAAGCATTGCAAACTACAGATAACCCGGCACTGGGAATCTCTATAGTGAATGCCCTTGGCTCGATTGGCGATAGCCGAGGTGTGGAGGTTTTACAATCCCTAATTCAGGATGAATCAACTGATTCCTATGTGCGCGAGTCCGCTAATAGTGCATTATCTCGCCTAGAGATGACGATGAAGTTTCAACGGGGGGAAAAATAA
- the cpeB gene encoding C-phycoerythrin subunit beta, translating into MLDAFSRAVVSADASTSTVSDIAALRAFVASGNRRLDAVNAIASNASCMVSDAVAGMICENQGLIQAGGNCYPNRRMAACLRDAEIILRYVTYALLAGDASVLDDRCLNGLKETYAALGVPTTSTVRAVQIMKAQAAAHIQDTPSEKFAGSKLRKMGSIVTEDRCASLVAEASSYFDRVISALS; encoded by the coding sequence ATGCTTGACGCTTTTTCAAGAGCTGTAGTTTCAGCAGATGCCAGCACTTCTACCGTATCTGATATTGCTGCTCTTAGAGCCTTCGTGGCTAGTGGTAACAGACGTTTGGATGCTGTAAATGCGATCGCTAGCAACGCTAGCTGCATGGTTTCTGATGCTGTGGCTGGAATGATCTGCGAAAACCAAGGTTTGATCCAAGCTGGTGGTAACTGCTATCCCAACCGTCGCATGGCTGCTTGTCTGCGCGATGCTGAAATCATCTTACGCTATGTAACCTACGCTCTATTAGCTGGTGACGCTTCAGTTCTAGATGATCGTTGCTTGAACGGTTTGAAAGAAACCTATGCTGCTCTAGGCGTACCCACCACCTCCACAGTGCGTGCAGTTCAAATCATGAAGGCTCAAGCAGCTGCTCACATTCAAGACACTCCCAGTGAAAAGTTTGCTGGTTCCAAATTGCGTAAGATGGGTTCCATCGTCACAGAAGATCGTTGCGCTAGCTTGGTTGCTGAAGCTTCCAGCTACTTTGATCGCGTAATTTCTGCTCTGAGCTAA
- a CDS encoding OmpA family protein — protein MKVNNYSPNEIAPPSPEVPSNGGESTLGEDELSTLRSLLLGVEPSKLDKLYDRLDNPQIQSEDISRLLPEAVILRSHQDKQLAEAMVSTVEEAIQVSVKKDQNVLSEAFFPIIAPASRKAIFAVLEVMIQSLNQALEHSLSPQSLQWRLEARQTGKSFAEIVLLRTLVYRVEQVFLIHKHTGLLLQHLVAEEVPTQDPDLVSAMLTAIQDFVKDSFTVAKGDGLQSLQFGELTIWVEEGPQAVLAGIIQGKPPQELRIVFQQAIAKIHLKLSRELQAFVGDSAPFAASQPDLAVCLAARYKSLSKKNYTYAWTFLGIIAIASGIWGYFTLTEQQRWQSSMQKLDSQPGIVVINIKHRNGKYFISGLRDPLAVDPKTLIQQANLDSTMVISQWKPYLSLEPQFIATRAEKLLQPPKTVALKVDNNGVLHVSGYAPRQWISEVSKSWQFIPGVTQFDDQNLKDIQFRELELYKQQIEQQILLFNEGTTDFIPGEIDKLPTLVQAIPKLINAAKYLGKDVRVQITGHTNTTGTEQRNMALSQNRAQKILFYLSSQGINTSKFNTVGVGSNLPLHSESTSSGKITNRRVSFQIFITNPPN, from the coding sequence ATGAAGGTAAATAATTATTCTCCGAATGAAATAGCGCCACCCTCCCCGGAAGTTCCGAGTAATGGTGGCGAATCTACCTTGGGGGAAGATGAATTAAGTACACTCCGCAGTTTACTCCTCGGTGTGGAGCCAAGTAAACTGGATAAACTTTATGACCGATTAGACAACCCCCAAATTCAATCAGAAGATATTAGCCGCTTGCTTCCAGAAGCGGTGATCTTGCGATCGCATCAAGATAAACAATTAGCCGAAGCAATGGTATCAACCGTTGAAGAAGCTATTCAAGTTTCGGTTAAAAAAGATCAAAATGTCCTTTCAGAGGCATTTTTCCCGATTATCGCACCTGCAAGCCGTAAGGCGATTTTCGCTGTTCTGGAGGTGATGATTCAATCCCTCAATCAAGCCCTAGAACATAGCTTATCGCCTCAAAGCTTGCAGTGGAGACTAGAAGCGCGACAGACAGGGAAATCCTTTGCGGAAATTGTCCTACTGCGGACGCTGGTTTACAGGGTAGAACAGGTATTCCTGATTCACAAACACACGGGATTATTGTTACAACATCTGGTAGCAGAGGAGGTTCCCACTCAAGATCCAGATTTGGTCTCAGCCATGTTGACGGCTATCCAGGATTTTGTTAAAGATTCCTTTACTGTCGCAAAAGGCGATGGACTGCAAAGTTTGCAGTTTGGAGAATTGACGATTTGGGTCGAAGAAGGACCACAAGCGGTACTAGCAGGGATTATTCAGGGGAAACCTCCCCAAGAATTAAGGATAGTTTTTCAACAGGCGATCGCCAAAATTCACCTGAAGCTGAGTCGCGAACTTCAAGCTTTTGTCGGTGATTCTGCGCCATTTGCAGCCAGTCAGCCTGATTTGGCAGTTTGTTTGGCTGCTAGATATAAATCTCTGTCCAAAAAAAATTATACTTATGCATGGACTTTTTTAGGGATAATAGCGATCGCTAGTGGTATCTGGGGCTATTTTACGCTCACAGAGCAACAACGGTGGCAGTCCTCTATGCAAAAACTCGACTCTCAGCCAGGAATTGTTGTGATTAATATCAAGCACCGCAATGGGAAATATTTCATTTCTGGATTGCGCGATCCTTTAGCAGTAGATCCCAAAACCCTGATTCAGCAAGCAAATCTCGATTCGACAATGGTCATCAGTCAGTGGAAACCTTACCTATCATTAGAGCCGCAATTTATCGCCACCAGGGCGGAAAAATTGCTGCAACCTCCCAAAACAGTAGCACTAAAAGTTGACAATAACGGTGTTCTCCACGTCAGTGGTTATGCACCGCGTCAATGGATTTCAGAAGTCAGCAAATCATGGCAATTTATTCCTGGGGTGACTCAATTTGATGACCAAAACCTCAAGGATATCCAATTTAGAGAACTGGAGTTATATAAACAGCAAATTGAACAACAAATCTTGTTATTTAACGAAGGAACAACAGATTTCATCCCCGGTGAGATTGATAAACTACCAACTTTAGTGCAAGCAATTCCAAAGCTTATAAATGCTGCTAAATATCTCGGAAAGGATGTGCGTGTGCAAATCACAGGACACACCAATACAACTGGAACAGAACAAAGAAATATGGCACTTAGCCAAAATCGCGCCCAGAAAATCCTATTTTATCTAAGTTCCCAAGGAATCAACACCAGCAAATTTAACACTGTGGGTGTGGGGTCAAATCTACCTTTACACTCAGAATCAACATCATCTGGTAAAATAACCAACCGCCGTGTATCTTTCCAGATATTCATCACCAATCCTCCTAACTGA